AGCGCTTCGTCGACGGCGGCGGCACCGCAGGGCTGGTCGGGATCGAACTTCGCGACACCGTGACCGGCGAATTGTCGGCGATCGACGTCGATGGCGGCTTCGTGGCGATCGGCCACCATCCCGCGACCGAGCTGTTCCGCGGGCATATCGAGCTCGACGAGGATCACTACATCGCGGTCGAGACCGGATCGACGCGCACCAACGTGCCCGGTGTGTTCGCGTGCGGCGACGTGATGGACAAGGTCTATCGCCAGGCGGTGACCGCGGCGGGGACCGGCTGCATGGCCGCGCTCGACGCCGAGCGCTTCCTGGCCGAGGTGGAATTCGAGGAAGTGCGCGAGGCGGCGGAGTAGCCCTCCTTCCTTCTCCCGCCGGCGGGAGAAGGTTTAGGGTGCCATCGCTCTCAGCAACTGCTCGCGCAGCCAGGCCTTGTCTTCGGCGGTGTGGAAGCTGTGGCTCCCGGTATCGCGCTCGGCGATCGTCAGTCGTCCGCGTAGTGGATCGAACGCGCTTGCCTGCCAGGCTTCGTTGAACGCCACCGCGGTATTGTCGCGCTTGGCGAGCAGGATCATGATCGGCTCGGCGCGCGCCGCCATCCCCGCTGCCAGCCGCCCGGCGAGTCCGGCGGGTTCCTCGGCAGGGGCCTTCGACACTTTCGACAGCCCTTGCGCCAGCTTGCCCATATTCACCCCGCCGGTCACCAGTCGCAGCCAGGCCTTGGGATCGCGGAGCCGCTCGGCATAGCGCGCGCGGATCGCGGCTGCCGGGGGAAGTGCGTCGGCGGTTTCGATCACCCAGGGGTTGGCGAGCACGAAGGCGTCGATGCCGCCCACGCCGTGCAACGCCAGCGCGCTGGCGGCATCGCAATTGCCGAACGCGACGACCCGCGTCACGCCGGGGGCCGCGCGCCGGAACGCCGCCACCGCTGCCGCGATATCGTCGCCGCTCGCTTCGAACCCGCGATTGGCGCCGGTCGAATCGCCGATCCCGCGCCGGTCGAAACGGAACACCGGGTGCCCGACGGCGGCAATGTCGGCGGCGAGCAGCGCCATCCCGCGATGCGCGCCGATGCGGATCTCGTTGCCGCCCGATACGATCAGCAGCCCGGTGCCGCCCTCGGCCGCATCGAGCGTGCCCACCAGCGTATCGCCCACGCAGGGAAAGGCGATCAGCTCCCGCATTGCTTCACCCAATCGGCGACATCGGCGGCCAGTTCGCGCGCGAGTGCGGGGTTGTTGTCGGGCTCGGCGCGCCGCCACAGGGGTCGCGCGACGATCTTGCGGTCGGCCTCGCCGGCATCGGTGTCGAGCCGAAGCGTGCGCAGCGGCGGCGCGACCGTCGGCACCGCACCCTGCAATTCGGCGAGCAGGCCGCGCGAGAGCAGATTGCCCGCGAGCTCGATCGGCGGGCCATCCTCGTGGATCGCCTTGGCCGAAAAGCTCTCGCCGCTCTCCTTCACCGCGGCCTGCTTAGCGCGGATCAGGTCGCGCACCAGCGCGGCGCCGGTGACGGGCGCGAAATGCCAGCGGCCGTTGCAATTGGCGCGTGTGTCGATCAGCGCGCCCCCACGCATCGCCAGCACATGCACGCGCGCGCCCTGCCGCGTCAGCCGTTCCTCGGCAGCGGCGAAGGCCTGGCGCCAGTCGTCGAGCATCGCGGCCTCGGTCGGCATCAGGCTTTCGCCGGTACCAGGCAGATCGGGCAGCGCCCCGCCGATCCCGTGGGTGCCGAGCGCACGCAGCAGCGTGACGATGAACGCGCGCAGCCGGTTGGCTTCCTCGAACAGCGGCATCGCCGCCAGCACGATCGGGCCGGTCGCGGGGCCGAAGCGCAGCATCGGCTCGCTGCCGCCGGTCCAATCATAACGGTCGATCATGCCGCCGCCGTCACGTCAGCGATTTGTCCTGCGCGAAGCGGACCAGCGCGCCGAAGCTTTCGAGCGTCTCGCCGTCGATATCGTCATCGTCGATCGTGATGCCCAGCCGATCCTCGAGTTCGGTCAGCACGCCGGCGACCGCCATCGAATCGAGCTCGGGGAGCGCGCCGAACAACGCGGTGTGGTCGTCAAAGGCGGCGACGCGGTCGTCGCTCAGCCCCAGCACGTCGCGCAACACCGCGCGGACCGCGTTTTCGACTTCGGCATGTCTTTCGGGCAGCAAGTTTGTTCCCCAACGTCACGATTTGCTTACCCCCGGGCGTTAGAGGCGCAAATGGGCGCTGCCAACCCCGCGCCCCTTGCCGGTGCGGGACAGCGGCGCGAAAAAGGCGAACGATGCTGCTCGATATTCCCGAACCCTTGCCGATCGACCATGTCGCGCTGCGCGGTGCCGCCGATGCGCCCGCGCTGGTGACGCGCGACGGCACGCTCGATTATGCCGCGCTCGAAGCTGCGGTGGGGGCGCTCGCGCATTGGCTGGCGGGGCAAAGGCTGGTGTCCGGCGCGCGGGTGGCGACGTGGTCGCCCAAGACGCGTACCGCCTGCCTGATGCCGCTGGCGGCCGCCAGGGCGGGGCTCGTCCATGTGCCGGTCAATCCGGTCCTCAAGCGGGCACAGGTGGCGCATATCCTTGGCGATAGCGGGGCGGCGCTGTTGCTGACGCAAGGCGCGCGGTTGGCGGCGCTCGAGCCGGGCGACGTTCCGGCTGCTTGCCGGATCGTGACCGAGGAGGAGGCGCAGGGTGGCGGTCATCTGCCGCCGTCGTCGGCCGATCCGCAGACGCTTGCGGCGATCCTCTACACCTCGGGCTCGACCGGGCGGCCCAAGGGGGTGATGCTCAGCCACGCGAATATGTGGCTGGGGGCGGTCAGCGTCGCGCGGTATCTGAAGGTCACGTCGCACGACCGCGTCCTCGGCGTGCTGCCGCTCAGCTTCGATTACGGCCAGAACCAGCTGTTCTCGACCTGGGCGGGGGGCGGGTGCGTCGTGCCGCTCGATTACCTCACCGCGCGCGACGTGGTGCGCGCGGTCGAGCGGCATGCGATCACCGGGCTGGCGGGAGTGCCGCCGCTTTGGGTGCAATTGCTCGAAGCCAAGTGGCCCGACGCTGCCGCCGCGAGCCTGAAGCGGCTCACCAATTCGGGCGGCGCGCTGACGCCCAAACTGGTGCGCGAGCTCCGCGCGCGGTTCCCCGCGGCTGACGTCTATCCGATGTACGGGCTGACCGAAGCCTTTCGCTCGACCTATCTCGCGCCCGAGCTTGTCGACACGCATCCTGATTCGATGGGCCGCGCGATTCCCTTTGCCGAGATCATGGTGGTGCGCCCCGACGGCAGCCAAGCCGCACCCGATGAGCCGGGCGAGCTGGTCCATGCCGGGCCTTTGGTCGCGCAGGGCTATTGGCAGGATGCCGAGCGAACCGCGCAGCGCTTCAAGCCCGCGCCCGCCTGGTCGCGCTTGGGCGGGATGGCGGTATGGTCGGGCGACACCGTCCGCGCCGATGACGAGGGGCTGTTGTACTTCGTCGGGCGCGACGACGAGATGATCAAATCGGCGGGCAACCGGATCAGCCCGACCGAGATCGAGGAAGCGGTGCTGTCGGGGGGCGAGGCGGCCGAGGCGGTGGCGCTGGGGGTGCCCGATCCGCGGCTGGGGCAGGCGATCACCGTCGTCGCGCGTGCCAATGGCGATGCTCGCGCTGCCGAAGCCGCGCTGCGCGACCGGATGCGGCGCGAATTGCCGAGCTTCATGCAGCCCGCCGCCTATGTCTGGCGCGAGGCGATGCCGCGCAACGCCAATGGCAAGCTCGACCGCGCCGCGCTCAAGCAGGAGATGACGCCTTGAAGCCGATGGGACCGATCCCGCCCGAATTCGCCGGGGCCGATGCGTTGACGATCGCCGGCCACGACGCCGAGCATTGGATCGCGCAGGCGGGCGACACCCCGTTGTTCGTGTACGATTTCGCGATCGTCGCGGCGCGGGTGGCGCGGCTGCGCGCGGCGATGCCCGATCGGCTGCACCTGCATTATGCGATCAAGGCCAACCCCCACCCGGTGATGCTCGCGGCGATCGCGCCGCTGGTCGACGGGCTCGACGTCGCGTCGGGGGGCGAGCTCGAAAAGGCGCTGGTCGTGAAGCCCGCGGGGGTCGTCAGCTTCGCCGGACCCGGCAAGCGCGACGACGAACTCGAGCTGGCGGTGCGATCGGGGGCAACGCTCAACCTCGAATCCGAGGGCGAGGCGGCGCGGGCGCTCGCGATCGGCGACGCCCTCGGGATCACCCCCCGGCTGGCGATCCGGGTGAACCCCGATTTCGACCTCAAGGGATCGGGGATGAAGATGGGCGGCCGCGCCTCGCCCTTCGGCATCGATGCCGAGCGGGTGCCCGCGTTGGTGCGCGCGCTGGTGTCGGCGGGCGCCGACTGGCGCGGCTTCCATATCTATGCCGGGTCGCAGGCGCTGTCGGCGGCGGCGATCATCGATACCCAAGCGGCTACGGTCGCGCTCGCGCGGCGGCTTGCCGACGAAGCCGGCGCACGCGCGGCGCACGTGAATTTGGGCGGCGGGTTCGGTATCCCCTATTTTTCGGGCGACCAGCCGGTCGATGTCGAGGCAGTCGGCGCGGCGCTCGGCGAATGCTTCGAACGCGATGGCGATCCCGACACGCAGTATGCGATCGAGCTCGGGCGCTGGCTCGCGGGCGAGTGCGGCGTCTATTTGACGCGGATCGTCGATCGCAAACAGAGCCAGGGCGAAACCTTCCTGATCGTCGATGGCGGACTGCACCACCAGCTCGCCGCCAGCGGCAATTTCGGCACCGTCGTCCGCCGCAACTATCCCGTCGTGATCGCGCGCCGGATGGGGGCCGAGGAGACCGAGACCGTCTCGGTGGTCGGTAGCCTGTGTACCCCGCTCGATCGCCTTGCCGATCGCGTGGCGCTGCCGCACGCCGATGTCGGCGATGTCGTCGCGATCTTCCTGGCGGGTGCGTATGGCTTCACCGCGAGCCCATCGCTGTTCCTGGGACACCCCAGCGCACGCGAGCGGTTCGTCAACCTCCCTGACGCTGAACGGTAATTTAACCTCTCCGGTCCCATAGCGCTGGCGATCCTGCGCGATTTGGAGGCGGTCGCACCGCCTGCACGGCGCGCGCGAACGGGGAGCGAGGGACGATGCGTTTGGGCTATGGGGCAAGGGGCGCGACCGCGTCGGTGGTGCTGGGCATGTTGCTGGCGGGCTGCGCCGGTGGCGGCGGACGCCCCGAGCTGCCGCCCGCGCAATTCGTCGGCGCGACCGAAGGCCCGGGCGAGGAATATGTCATCGGACCGCTCGATTCGCTGCAGATCTTCGTCTGGCGCAATCCCGAATTGTCGGCGAAGGTGCAGGTGCGCCCCGACGGCCGCATCACCACGCCGCTGATCGCCGACATGCCTGCCACCGGCAAGACCCCGTCGATGCTCGCCGACGACATGAAGATCGCGCTGCGCGAATATATCAAGGACCCGATCGTCTCGGTGATCGTCGAGAATTTCTCGGGGACCTTCAGCCAGCAGATCCGCATCGTCGGCGCGACCGAGAAGCCCGCGTCGCTACCCTATCGCGCGAACATGACGCTGCTCGACGCGATGATCGCGGTGGGCGGGCTTTCCGAATTCGCATCGGGCAACCGCGCGCGGCTCATCCGCTTCGACAAGAATACCGGCAAGCAGAACGAGTTCACCGTGCGGCTCAACAGCCTGCTCAAGGACGGCGATACCAGCGCGAACGTGCGGCTTGCCCCCGGCGACGTCATCATCATCCCGCAGAGCATGTTCTGATGGACGGGCTGTACGACGAGGTACGCGCCGGCATTCATGCGGTGTGGCAGCGCCGCTGGCTGGCGCTGGGCATCGCCTGGGGGCTGTGCCTGGCGGGCTGGCTGGTGGTGTCGCAGATCCCCAACCAATATGTCTCGACCGCGCGGATCGACGTCCAGCTGCGCTCGATCCTGCCCGCGCAGGACGGGTCGGTTGCGCGCAACGAGCAGGAAAAGGATATCGAGCGCGTCCGCCAGACGCTGACCTCGGCGGTGAACCTCAAGAAGGTGGTGCTGTCGACCGACCTCGCCAACACCGTGTCGAGCGACCAGGACATCGCCAACCGCGTGGCGGCGCTGCAAAAGGCTATCAAGATCACCCCGCAGCAGGACAATATCTTCGAGATTTCGGCGACGATCGCCAATGCCGGTGCCTCGGACGCGACCAATGCCAAGCTGGCGCGCGACGTGGTGCAGAAGCTGATCGACATTTTCGTCGAGGATAACCTCGCCAATAACCGTGGCCAGACCAGCCAGTCGCTGCGCTTCCTCGACCAGCAGCTCGACCAGCGGCAGCAGGCATTGCAGGCCGCCGAAACCAAGAAGGCCGATTTCCAGACGCGCTTCCTCGGCTCGCTGCCCGGCACGGGGACGATCGCCGATCGGGTAGGGCAGGCGCGCACCCAATTGGCGCAGGTCAATGCCGACCTCGCCGCGGCGCAATCGAGCCTCGGCGCGGTCAACGGCCAGATGGCGGGCACCCCGCGATCGACCCCGGGCGCTGCCGGCGTTTCGGGGCCGGCGCGCGCGCGGTTGGCGGCGATCCAGGGCCAGCTTGCCGAGGCACGCGGGCGCGGCTGGACCGACAGCCATCCCGACGTGATCGCGCTCAACAGCCAGCTTGCACAGGCGCAGGCCGCGGCGGGCAACGAACCGCTTTATGGCGGCGGCGGCGGGGCATCGAACCCGCTATATTTGAGCCTGCAGGCGATGCAGGCCGATCGCGCGGCGCAGGTTGCCTCGCTCAGCCAGCGCAAGGCGCAGCTCGAGGGCGACCTTGGGCGCCTGAGCGATACGATGGCGAACGAACCCGGTGTCGCGGGCGAGCTGGCGGCGATCGACCGCGATTATCTGGTGCTCAAGGACCAGTATGACAAGCTGCTCACCAGCCGCGAACAAGTGCGGCTGCGCAGCCAGGTGCAGACCGAGACCGATGCGGTGAAGTTCGCGGTAATCGACCCGCCGACGCGCCCGCAGGCGCCCGCTGCGCCCAACCGCCCGCTGTTCCTCACCGCGATCCTGATCCTGGGGCTGGGCGGCGGCGCGGCGGCGGCGTTCGCGATGAGCAAGCTGCGGACCACCTATCCCACCGCCGCGCGGCTCGAAAAGGCGAGCGGCCTGCCGGTGATCGGCTCGATCGGCGAGGTCGTGACCGCGGCGCAGACCGCGATCCGCAAGCGCCAGCTGCGGATGTTCGCGGGCGGGGTCGGCGGGCTCGTCGTCGCCTTCGTCGTGCTGATCGGGGTCGAATTCCTGCAACGCGGCCTGGTGGCATGAGGATCGAACGATGAACGACCAGACCCCCGGCCGCTTCAAGGGCACGCTGCTCGAACGCGCGGCGAAGCTGTACGATTATGCGCCGCTGCCACCGCTCGAGCCCGCGACCGCGCCACCGCGCCGCGCCGAAATGCCGCCCGCGCCAGCCTTCGATCCTGAGCCTTCGGGCTTCACCGAAGCCGAACACTATCCTGCCTTCGTCCCCGATCGGCGCTTCGCCGCGATCGATCCGGTGGCGCTGGGCGACAAGGGGCTGCTCGTCCCCGGCGCGCCCGTCACGCCGCTCGCCGAGGAATATCGGCTCGTGAAGCGCCAGCTGCTCGCCAATGCGCGCGGCATCGCGGGCGATCAGGCGCGCGCGATCCTGGTGTGCTCGGCCAAGCCCGGCGACGGCAAGACGTTTACCGCGATCAACCTCGCGCTGTCGCTCGCCGCCGAAAAGGACGTCGAGATCCTGCTGGTCGATGCCGACATCGCCAAGCCCGACGTGCTCCAGACGCTGGGGATCGACGAAGGCCCTGGGCTGCTCGACGCGATCGGCGATCCCCAGGTGGCGATAGAAGGCTGCATCGTCGAAACCGACGTGGCCAACCTCACCGTACTGCCCGCGGGCACGCGCGGCCATGCCGACACCGAACTGCTCGCCAGTGCGCGCGCACGGACGCTGATCGAGGGGCTGGTCGCCGCCGATCCGCGGCGCATCGTCGTGTTCGATTCGCCGCCCGCGCTCGCCGCCTCGCCCGCCGGGGTGCTCGCGACCCTGGTGGGGCAGGTGGTGGTCGTCGTCCGCGCCGATCGCACCAGCGAGGCCGACCTGCGCGACGCGGTCGCCGCGCTCGACGGGTGCGAGCATGTCCAGTTGATCCTGAATGGCGTCACCCTGCG
The genomic region above belongs to Sphingomonas qomolangmaensis and contains:
- a CDS encoding acyl carrier protein, with amino-acid sequence MLPERHAEVENAVRAVLRDVLGLSDDRVAAFDDHTALFGALPELDSMAVAGVLTELEDRLGITIDDDDIDGETLESFGALVRFAQDKSLT
- a CDS encoding AAA family ATPase; amino-acid sequence: MNDQTPGRFKGTLLERAAKLYDYAPLPPLEPATAPPRRAEMPPAPAFDPEPSGFTEAEHYPAFVPDRRFAAIDPVALGDKGLLVPGAPVTPLAEEYRLVKRQLLANARGIAGDQARAILVCSAKPGDGKTFTAINLALSLAAEKDVEILLVDADIAKPDVLQTLGIDEGPGLLDAIGDPQVAIEGCIVETDVANLTVLPAGTRGHADTELLASARARTLIEGLVAADPRRIVVFDSPPALAASPAGVLATLVGQVVVVVRADRTSEADLRDAVAALDGCEHVQLILNGVTLRPGGPRLGDYYGYGATE
- a CDS encoding pyridoxal-dependent decarboxylase, exosortase A system-associated; translation: MKPMGPIPPEFAGADALTIAGHDAEHWIAQAGDTPLFVYDFAIVAARVARLRAAMPDRLHLHYAIKANPHPVMLAAIAPLVDGLDVASGGELEKALVVKPAGVVSFAGPGKRDDELELAVRSGATLNLESEGEAARALAIGDALGITPRLAIRVNPDFDLKGSGMKMGGRASPFGIDAERVPALVRALVSAGADWRGFHIYAGSQALSAAAIIDTQAATVALARRLADEAGARAAHVNLGGGFGIPYFSGDQPVDVEAVGAALGECFERDGDPDTQYAIELGRWLAGECGVYLTRIVDRKQSQGETFLIVDGGLHHQLAASGNFGTVVRRNYPVVIARRMGAEETETVSVVGSLCTPLDRLADRVALPHADVGDVVAIFLAGAYGFTASPSLFLGHPSARERFVNLPDAER
- a CDS encoding acyl-CoA ligase (AMP-forming), exosortase A system-associated gives rise to the protein MLLDIPEPLPIDHVALRGAADAPALVTRDGTLDYAALEAAVGALAHWLAGQRLVSGARVATWSPKTRTACLMPLAAARAGLVHVPVNPVLKRAQVAHILGDSGAALLLTQGARLAALEPGDVPAACRIVTEEEAQGGGHLPPSSADPQTLAAILYTSGSTGRPKGVMLSHANMWLGAVSVARYLKVTSHDRVLGVLPLSFDYGQNQLFSTWAGGGCVVPLDYLTARDVVRAVERHAITGLAGVPPLWVQLLEAKWPDAAAASLKRLTNSGGALTPKLVRELRARFPAADVYPMYGLTEAFRSTYLAPELVDTHPDSMGRAIPFAEIMVVRPDGSQAAPDEPGELVHAGPLVAQGYWQDAERTAQRFKPAPAWSRLGGMAVWSGDTVRADDEGLLYFVGRDDEMIKSAGNRISPTEIEEAVLSGGEAAEAVALGVPDPRLGQAITVVARANGDARAAEAALRDRMRRELPSFMQPAAYVWREAMPRNANGKLDRAALKQEMTP
- a CDS encoding XrtA system polysaccharide chain length determinant; the protein is MDGLYDEVRAGIHAVWQRRWLALGIAWGLCLAGWLVVSQIPNQYVSTARIDVQLRSILPAQDGSVARNEQEKDIERVRQTLTSAVNLKKVVLSTDLANTVSSDQDIANRVAALQKAIKITPQQDNIFEISATIANAGASDATNAKLARDVVQKLIDIFVEDNLANNRGQTSQSLRFLDQQLDQRQQALQAAETKKADFQTRFLGSLPGTGTIADRVGQARTQLAQVNADLAAAQSSLGAVNGQMAGTPRSTPGAAGVSGPARARLAAIQGQLAEARGRGWTDSHPDVIALNSQLAQAQAAAGNEPLYGGGGGASNPLYLSLQAMQADRAAQVASLSQRKAQLEGDLGRLSDTMANEPGVAGELAAIDRDYLVLKDQYDKLLTSREQVRLRSQVQTETDAVKFAVIDPPTRPQAPAAPNRPLFLTAILILGLGGGAAAAFAMSKLRTTYPTAARLEKASGLPVIGSIGEVVTAAQTAIRKRQLRMFAGGVGGLVVAFVVLIGVEFLQRGLVA
- a CDS encoding XrtA/PEP-CTERM system exopolysaccharide export protein; translation: MRLGYGARGATASVVLGMLLAGCAGGGGRPELPPAQFVGATEGPGEEYVIGPLDSLQIFVWRNPELSAKVQVRPDGRITTPLIADMPATGKTPSMLADDMKIALREYIKDPIVSVIVENFSGTFSQQIRIVGATEKPASLPYRANMTLLDAMIAVGGLSEFASGNRARLIRFDKNTGKQNEFTVRLNSLLKDGDTSANVRLAPGDVIIIPQSMF
- a CDS encoding hydrolase 1, exosortase A system-associated — its product is MRELIAFPCVGDTLVGTLDAAEGGTGLLIVSGGNEIRIGAHRGMALLAADIAAVGHPVFRFDRRGIGDSTGANRGFEASGDDIAAAVAAFRRAAPGVTRVVAFGNCDAASALALHGVGGIDAFVLANPWVIETADALPPAAAIRARYAERLRDPKAWLRLVTGGVNMGKLAQGLSKVSKAPAEEPAGLAGRLAAGMAARAEPIMILLAKRDNTAVAFNEAWQASAFDPLRGRLTIAERDTGSHSFHTAEDKAWLREQLLRAMAP
- a CDS encoding alpha/beta hydrolase family protein codes for the protein MIDRYDWTGGSEPMLRFGPATGPIVLAAMPLFEEANRLRAFIVTLLRALGTHGIGGALPDLPGTGESLMPTEAAMLDDWRQAFAAAEERLTRQGARVHVLAMRGGALIDTRANCNGRWHFAPVTGAALVRDLIRAKQAAVKESGESFSAKAIHEDGPPIELAGNLLSRGLLAELQGAVPTVAPPLRTLRLDTDAGEADRKIVARPLWRRAEPDNNPALARELAADVADWVKQCGS